One Aphidius gifuensis isolate YNYX2018 linkage group LG3, ASM1490517v1, whole genome shotgun sequence DNA window includes the following coding sequences:
- the LOC122852126 gene encoding ras-related protein Rab-31, producing the protein MKIVEGKVVVLGSQGVGKTSMITRYTGQLLDQQLSPTIGASFFTCKVNLDNTLVKIQVWDTAGQERFASMAPMYYRGANAAFLVFDLTQYKSFVAIKSWVNELKSKIEEPMVLIVVGNKCDLVNERKVDSEEGRLYAMRIGASYHETSALYDEGIEQVFVDVARGLLRLDNGERDSTNIRITEVSFNGDDCLTPSSEEVLTNMSIAHGIHEKPSCC; encoded by the exons ATGAAGATTGTGGAGGGAAAAGTTGTTGTTCTTGGCTCTCAAG gaGTTGGTAAAACAAGTATGATTACAAGATATACTGGTCAATTACTTGATCAACAATTGAGTCCAACAATTGGAGCATCATTTTTTACTTGTAAAGTCAATTTAGATAATACACTTGTTAAAATTCAAGTATGGGATACAGCTGGACAAGAAAGATTTGCCAGTATGGCACCAATGTACTATAgag gaGCAAATGCTGCATTTCTTGTATTTGATTTAACCCAGTATAAATCATTTGTAGCAATTAAATCTTGGGTAAATGAgcttaaaagtaaaattgaagAACCAATGGTACTAATAGTTGTAGGAAATAAATGTGATTTAGTTAATGAAAGAAAAGTTGATAGTGAAGAAGGTAGATTATATGCTATGAGAATTGGTGCTAGTTATCATGAAACTTCAGCTTTATATGACGAAGGTATTGAGCAAGTATTTGTTGATGTTGCACGTGGTCTTTTGCG GCTAGACAATGGTGAACGtgattcaacaaatattaGAATTACAGAAGTATCATTTAATGGTGATGATTGTTTAACACCATCCAGTGAAGAAGTACTTACCAATATGTCAATTGCTCATGGAATACATGAAAAACCTTCATGTTGTTAA
- the LOC122852069 gene encoding uncharacterized protein LOC122852069 — protein MWYLILCVFFVTKSMCLGTVIIVQDADCDDPCFRRLLSGKKLIDGYVKKTLDCNKLHDCHRMCEYERGFTCEGFNYRSHPKGICELTSISPSRMDINRDFIADSQYDFYERDWIRPRCSQSRQKYGTPQNWWPPEQRPGWQYSDRPRNSYGPSSSSSSLLPNQSQGVVPYGPRPVDLGYRRPTIPSYNHGDPWHSVVSQDARLPLPVQPIENNYPSAPSSIQRPFGSSRRPDDYGYIADRLTPSHGYQRLPQYYPPRPGYNDRIVYSDNGYSYGHKYPPSGYQYPTKYQHRRLGYGPDSDTNEVTPHYSADQRKPLKPSYCNSCRIYPTDINRDNQNYIDNKKHYYDSTLNDDKQQLYHSKISSNQHHHDYGQTSGYGGAFGYSDQSKLPQKVLPILPDNRECSIRSIGGYRLARGIIRKSYLTSNLEQCESLCHNQKELICRTFAYRYNLAPTAPADNCLLSDAIFENLIYYTDLEPDRDYDIYAMNNNPKWCENRRPLTMEKNQHPPDECFWRVRSGFSMPSSVIVKSIRVDGMGECQVECVTSRDFTCRSFIFKYETYYTDDLSLSNCYLSNCPAMEIDPNKMEDMDGAELYERGSFGRGCEPHLPTPQPVGQIQNNIRQYNHKSMNFDEASCYAGYERPCKLTPYAIILTTTVHTEADCRRKCSNMRIDNSVPCMSFSYKTNNNNHHQGENCYLSDVPTRDLRAGLDYTHDKDYVFYVWKELDPRCSQIQSSSFNHRQDLLPPPGGYIPPINNSQKPYEKPDDPYFHVGVTVPEPNRPAPQVNQASIGNSQNTVDYVEKFLFNLPDEFSVFRRYTVTGRRCKTGTICEKNKLGGFWSCEPEGAEIGSWDYCCEPNHQCGFSQGFSYLWCYVGSSPEQWRPCSETYDPNFEKPHPIRPTRPRIEDDEKNNYLRHWPIAFLHHESPPNGTDSVALANDIKNHHQHHDLTNETTTVVIEHNVVPIETNNNNNNLTNTTTTTTTTTTTTTHIQRRGTKQNDKDNELTIVPIKITSTTERNKMILPSRHNLSSKNSNYSTRFSRDENGQYFITKRLNAGLPTAIPKLPQIKEEEKNNNKGFVAKIERITKINDIKTKKNNDDLSMSQQLTSNNSTIIVPSISFVFENTSTVIPNNIRTNKHWEKIDTIKKSND, from the exons atgtggtatttaattttatgtgttttttttgtgACAAAATCAATGTGTCTTGGTACAGTAATTATTGTTCAAGATGCTGATTGTGATGATC cATGCTTTCGACGTCTTTTATCGGGAAAGAAACTCATTGATGgatatgttaaaaaaactttGGATTGCAATAAGCTGCATGATTGTCACAGGATGTGCGAATATGAAAGAGGATTCACGTGTGAAGGTTTCAATTACCG atCTCATCCAAAAGGAATTTGTGAATTGACATCAATATCACCAAGTAGAATGGACATTAATCGTGATTTTATTGCTGATTCAcaatatgatttttatgaaAGAGATTGGATAAGACCAAGATGTTCACAGAGTAGACAAAAATATGGTACACCACAAAATTGGTGGCCACCTGAACAAAGACCTGGATGGCAATATTCAGATAGACCTAGAAATTCTTATGGGCCATCATCTTCATCGTCATCATTACTTCCAAATCAAAGTCAAGGAGTTGTTCCATATGGTCCAAGACCAGTTGATTTGGGATATCGAAGACCAACAATTCCATCTTATAATCACGGTGATCCTTGGCACTCTGTAGTGAGTCAAGATGCAAGATTACCATTGCCAGTACaaccaattgaaaataattatccaTCAGCACCATCATCAATTCAACGACCATTTGGAAGTTCAAGAAGACCAGATGATTATGGATATATTGCTGATAGATTAACACCTAGTCATGGCTATCAAAGATTGCCACAATATTATCCACCAAGGCCTGGATACAATGATCGTATTGTTTACAGTGATAATGGATATTCATATGGCCATAAATATCCACCATCTGGCTATCAGTatccaacaaaatatcaacacAGAAGACTTGGCTATGGTCCTGATTCcg ATACAAATGAAGTTACACCTCACTACTCAGCTGATCAAAGAAAACCATTAAAACCAAGTTACTGTAATTCATGTAGAATTTATCCAACAGATATTAATCGTgataatcaaaattacattgataataaaaaacattattatgattcaacattaaatgatgataaacaacaattatatcattcaaaaatatcaagtaatCAGCATCATCATGATTATGGACAAACAAGTGGTTATGGTGGTGCATTTGGTTACTCTGATCAATCAAAATTACCACAAAAAGTACTTCCAATATTACCAGATAATCGTGAATGTTCAATAAGATCAATTGGTGGTTATCGTCTTGCTCGTGgtataataagaaaaagttatttaacaTCAAATTTAGAACAGTGTGAAAGTCTTTGTCATAATCAAAAAGAGCTAATCTGTCGGACATTTGCATATCG ATACAACTTGGCACCAACTGCACCAGCTGATAATTGTCTTTTAAGTGATGCAATATTTGAAAATCTGATATACTACACTGATCTTGAACCAGATCGTGATTATGATATTTATGCTATGAATAATAATCCAAAATGGTGTGAAAATCGAAGACCATtaacaatggaaaaaaatcaacatccACCGGATG aaTGTTTTTGGCGTGTAAGAAGTGGTTTTAGTATGCCATCATCAGTTATTGTCAAGTCAATTCGCGTTGATGGAATGGGTGAATGCCAGGTTGAATGTGTTACATCACGTGATTTTACTTGTcgaagttttatatttaaatatgaaacaTATTATACTGATGATTTATCATTGTCAAATTGTTATTTGAGTAATTGTCCGGCTATGGAAATTGATCCAAATAAAATGGAAGATATGGATGGTGCTGAATTATATGAAAGAGGAAGTTTTGGTCGTGGATGTGAACCACATCTTCCAACACCACAACCAGTTGgccaaatacaaaataatattcgacaatataatcataaatcaatgaattttgatgaag CATCTTGTTATGCTGGATATGAGAGACCTTGCAAGTTAACACCATATGCAATAATACTGACAACAACAGTTCATACTGAAGCTGATTGTCGACGCAAATGTTCCAACATGCGGATTGATAATTCAGTACCATGCATGTCATTTAGTTACaa aacaaataataataatcatcatcaaggTGAAAATTGTTATTTGAGTGATGTACCAACTAGAGATTTACGTGCAGGTCTTGATTATACCCATGATAAAgattatgtattttatgttTGGAAAGAACTTGATCCACGTTGTTCACAAATACAATCATCAAGTTTTAATCATCGACAAGATTTACTTCCACCACCTGGTGGTTATATACcaccaataaataatagtcAAAAACCATATGAAAAACCAGATGATCCATATTTTCATGTTGGTGTTACTGTGCCAGAACCAAATAGACCAGCTCCACAAGTCAATCAAGCTTCAATTGGAAATTCACAAAATACCGTTgattatgttgaaaaatttttatttaatttacctgaTGAATTTTCTGTATTTCGACGTTATACAGTAACTGGTAGACGTTGTAAAACTGGTacaatttgtgaaaaaaataaacttggtgGTTTTTGGTCATGTGAACCAGAAGGTGCTGAAATAGGATCTTGGGATTATTGTTGTGAACCAAATCATCAGTGTGGTTTTTCACAgggtttttcatatttatggTGTTATGTTGGTTCATCACCAGAACAATGGAGACCTTGTAGTGAAACATATGAtccaaattttgaaaaaccaCATCCAATTCGTCCGACTCGTCCAAGaattgaagatgatgaaaaaaataattatttacgtcATTGGCCAATTGCATTTTTACATCATGAATCACCTCCAAATGGTACAGACTCTGTTGCACTTGCGAATGACatcaaaaatcatcatcaacatcatgatttaacaaatgaaacgACAACAGTTGTAATAGAGCACAACGTTGTACCCATTGagacaaataataacaacaataatttaacaaacacaacaacaacaacaacaacaacaacaacaacaacaacacataTTCAACGAAGAGGCacaaaacaaaatgataaagatAATGAACTGACAATAGtaccaataaaaataacaagtacaACAGAAAGAAACAAGATGATTCTTCCATCAAGgcataatttatcaagtaaaaatagtaattattcAACAAGATTTTCAAGAGATGAAAATGGACAGTATTTCATTACAAAAAGACTCAATGCAGGTTTACCAACTGCAATTCCAAAATTACCACAAattaaagaagaagaaaaaaataataataaaggatTTGTTgcaaaaattgaaagaattacaaagataaatgatataaaaactaaaaaaaataatgatgatttatcaatgagTCAACAACTAACATCAAATAATTCGACAATAATTGTAccatcaatttcatttgtttttgaaaatactTCAACTGTTATTCCAAACAATATCAGAACTAACAAACACTGGGAAAAAATTGatactattaaaaaatctaatgactag